DNA sequence from the Pedobacter sp. W3I1 genome:
TGGCTACAAAAATTGTGCTTCGTACCTCAAATACCATGCAATTGGAAGATCAGGGCAATTCTAAAGAAAGGATTGAGAAGGCTATAAAAGAAAGGACTGAAGAAATTAAAAACGAAATGCCTAAAATTTTATGGGATTAGATTTGAACTATATTGATGGGCAAACCCCTTTGGATGAAGAAGAAAAGGAAGGTTTGCTCATTTCTACTATTGCAACCAGAGAAGAACTTGATGAATTTGAACAACAACATATCGAAGAAGCTATAAAATGGACGCTAGGCAAGAAGTTCAAACCTGAAAAATTATTAACTGAGGCCTTTATTAAAGATATACATAAACGGATGTATAAAGATATTTGGAAATGGGCAGGAGCATTCCGCAAAACAAATAAAAATATAGGCGTAGATAGATGGCAGGTTGCTGTTGAATTAAAGAGTTTATTGGAAGATACTAGGTTCTGGATTGAAAATAATACTTTTTCTCCTGATGAAATAGCCATCCGCTTTAAACATCGGATAGTAAGCATTCATTGTTTTTCTAATGGGAATGGTCGGCATAGTAGGTTATTGGCAGATATTATTGTTGAAAAACTATTTCATGGGGCAGTGTTCACCTGGGGAGCAGAAAATCTTTCGAAAGAAAGTGAGAATAGAAGAGGGTATCTTGATTCATTGAAACTGGCAGACAAGGGCGATTACAGTGGACTTCTTTTGTTTGCACGATCGTAACAGATCTGTATATTCATCAATCCATTTATTTTCTTTAGGTAAACAATGATTATTCGACTACTTTTGCATCCTTAAGTTTTGATTACAGCATGCCGAAATTTATTTTATTTTTGTTCGCGTTTGTATGGTCTGCTAATTTTCTATTAGCACAGGAAATTCCTGTTCAAACAGATAGCGTAGCTGTAAATCAATATCAGTATCGAAGATACCGGCCCGATTCGGCAACACTTGCCAGGCAGAAATTTTCAACCGATTCGCTTGTTCATCACACCTGGGTGCTGCCAGATAGTTTAATTAATAAAGGGGCGCTACTTGATACCATCGAAAAGGAATACCTTTTTCCTAAACTTGATTTGCTGGCCTGGCAAAAGAAATACCAGCACTTAAAGAAAAAGGCAAATCCTTATCAACTGGGCACAAAAATTCCAAAAGGTAATGTTGGTTTGCTGGGATTTATTTTTGGTATGCTCATCATCTTTGCGATTCTAAAAAATGCTTTTTCTAAACAATTATCGGCAATTGTACAATCGTTTTTTAGCAATAGGGTTTTAAACAATATTAACAAAGAAGATAACCTGTTTAGTTCGTGGCCATTTTTATTGCTTTTTGTGCAGTTTGGTTTCGTTTTTGGGATGTTCTTTTTTCTGGTTGCCCAGTGGAATGATATGTATCAGGCTAAAGATGGGTTTAAGTTCTTCTTTAGTATATCCATCACTATAATTGTTTTTTATGCCCTCAAATTGGTTCTTTTACGCTTTTTGGGGTACCTGTTTAATGTGCAAAAGCCAGTGGGCGAATACATCTCAATTTTGTACCTCAGCTACTTCAATGCATCGCTATTGTTTATTCCTTTAGTGGTTGCTTTTGCCCTATCACCACTTAAATATGGCGCGGTTTATATTGTGTTGGCATTCTTGTTGTTAGGCATCATTTTTGCTTTTCAACTGCTGCGGGCAGGTATAACGATACTTTCTAATAATAAGTTTTCTAGAATGCATTTATTTTTGTACTTTTGCGCCCTCGAAATATGTCCCATCCTAATACTAATTAAAACGATAGGACTGTAGCAGGAAAAAGGAAAATGCAAGAAAAGAACGACTCTAGAATCCGCAAAGTAAAAAGTATTTTGGTTACTTTACCAAAACCTGAAACAGAAAAATCTCCTTACTATGATTTGGCCAAAAAACACAACTTAAAAGTTGATTTTAGGTCTTTTATTCACGTTGAAGGTGTACCCGCAAGAGACTTTAGAAAGGATAAGATTAACCTGGCGGATTTTACGGCGGTAATTTTTACCAGCCGTAACGCAGCAGATCATTTTTTTAGAATCTGTGAAGAAATGCGTTATGAGGTGCCAGCAGAATTGAAATATTTCTGTCTTTCTGAAACCATTGCTTTGTATCTGCAGAAGTACATTCAGTATAGGAAGCGTAAAATCTTTTTTGGTAAACAAACTGCAGCAGACTTAGCAGAGGTGTTAAAGAAGCATGCAAATGAGAAATTTTTATATCCTTGCTCTGACATGGCTACCGAAGACACAATGAAGTTTTTGGAAAAAAGCGGGTATGATTTTACACCTGCAGTTTTGTTTAAAACAGTAGTGAGCGATCTATCTGATTTAGCTGAAGTGTTCTATGATGTTATTGCATTTTTTAGTCCGTCAAGTATTCAGTCGTTATTTAAAAATTTCCCCGACTTTAAACAAAATAATACCCGAATTGCTGCTTTTGGAACTAACACGAGTAAGGCTTGTACCGATATGGATCTGATAGTGGATATTGCTGCGCCAACCCCAGGCGTTCCATCTATGACCATGGCTATTGAAAATTACATCAAAATATCTAATAAATAATACACTAAATAATTTATTTTAAGTCAATAATAAAATGCGTAACTTTACTAATAAGAGCGTTACGCGTATTATTGCGCAAAATATAAGACTGTTGGAGAAATGTTAATCTAACTTTAATTGCCTTTGCGTAATGATTTAACGTAAAATATTTGCTTTTGTTGATAATTTCAGTGATTTTTGATAAAATTGCTCCTAATCGTGCTGTGCACACTATAAAGAATATGAAGAAAATCTACCTTCTAGCTATTGTAGGTATAACTGTAATGCTAGCAAGCTGTGGTCATGGCGGCCAGGGTGAGCTGGTTGGCGCTTATAACCGAAAATTTAAAAACGATAGAATCCCACTAGGAATGGTTTATGTGCCACCAGGGCATACCCCACTTGGAGGTTCGGATGAAGATATTACTTTCTCTCAGAACGGGCCAAGTAAAATGGTTACCATTAGTGCGTTCTTTATGGACCAGACCGAGATTTCCAATGCAGAATACCGCCAGTTTACCAACTGGGTGCGCGATTCGATTGCAATTGTGATGATGGGCAACCCTCAACAATTTATGGTTACGCCTAAAGGAAATGCCGCAAATGCTGTTGGTGGGGAGAAATACATCGACTGGCGGAAAGTTGGACCAAACGGTGCCAACATTTGGCGCAATAAAGGTAGGGGCGCAGCAGCTGCCCAAGTGAGTCAACTAGATGGGATGTATTATTCAGGTTTAGATGCCCTTCCAGGAAAAAAAGAATTAGATGTTCGTAAATTCGAATATTCTTATGCCGAATTAAATATGGAGAAAGCTGCTCTAGGGCATAAAGATCCAAACAGCAAACGCCAGGATTATATCGATCGTTATACCGTTGCTATTTATCCTGATACAATGGTTTGGAAAACAGATTATTCTTACTCACAAAATGACCCAATGGTGCGTGGTTATTACAATCACCCTTCATATGATGATTATCCTGTAGTTGGCGTAAGTTGGGAACAGGCAAAAGCATTCTCTCATTGGAGAACCAGGCTATATGATGGCGTTGCGACAGCAAGAAAATTGCCTGTAGGATCCAGATCAGATTATAGATTACCGGCCGAAACTGAATTTGAATATGCAGCAAGAGGTGGCAATACAAAAACCAAATACCCTTGGGGCGGTCCTTACATTAGAAATACAAAAGGTTGTTTACAGGCTAACTTTAAACCAGGGCGTGGCGATTATTCGAGCGACGGTGGTATTTATACAGTAGGCGTTAGATCGTATTTCCCTAATGATTATGGTTTGTACAACATGGCAGGTAATGTTTCTGAATGGACATTAACCGCTTACAATAAAGGTGCAAGCCCATTACTGCACGATTTGAACCCGAATTTTACATACGATGCTGGTGCAACCGACAGCAAATACAAAAAACGTAAAGTAGTAAAAGGTGGTTCGTGGAAAGACACCGGCTATTTTCTACAAAACGCTGTAGCAACATACGAATATCAGGATACACAAAGATCATATATTGGTTTCAGATGCGTTTCATCTTATCCTGGTACCGACCTAAGACATTAAACCAAACAAACTAAAAACTTAAGAAAAACATCAAAATTTTATGGCAGCAAAGAAACAACCAGGCTGGTTACACGTAGCGATTTCATGGGGAGCAAGTATTGTAATTATCGGAGCGTTATTTAAAATTCTACACATTGGTGGAATTGTAGGTAGTTATATGATCGGGCTTGGTCTTGGAATAGAGGCGATTTTATTCTTTTTAACCGGATTCTTTCCACCTGAGCCAGAACCAGCTTGGGAAAGAGTATATCCTGAATTAAAAGCAGATTTTAAAGGGGAGTTGCCAACGGCATCAGCAAGACCAGTTGCAGCATCAGCATCAAACACGGCAGCTTTAGATAAAATGTTATCAGATGCTAAAATCGGTCCTGAACTGATTGAAAGTTTAGGTTCTGGTTTACGTACGTTTGGTGATAAAGTGGCAACGATTTCTAATGTTGCAGATGCATCTACAGCAACTAATGAATTTACCGGAAAAATTAAAACAGCTTCAGCTGGTTTCGATAATTTAAGTGCATCTTTTGATAAAGCTACCGCTAATTTGAAAGCAATGGGCGAGAGCACTGTAGATTCTCAGGCTTACCATGATCAGGTTAACAATTTAGCCAAAAATTTATCAGCTTTAAATGCGGTATACGAATTAGAATTGCAAGATTCTAGCGCGCATCTAAAATCGATGAATAAATTCTATTCAAACTTATCATTAACCATGCAAAACTTTAACGAATCGATGGAAGATTCGAAGCAGTTTAAAGAAGAGGTGAATAAGCTGGCTAAAAACTTATCATCGCTTAATGCAATTTATGGCAATATGTTATCGGCTATGAACGGCCCACGTGTATAATTTGTTTAGTTTTTAATTTTTAAAGGAAAAGCTACATCAAACATGGCAGGCGGAAAAGAAACAACAAGGCAGCGGATGATCAATATCATGTATTTGGTATTGTTGGCTATGCTCGCCTTAAACGTATCAGATACCATTTTAGATGCATTCAAAAATATCAACGATAGTTTGGATACTTCTAAAAACAATGTAAATACAAGTATTAATCAGTTATTTTCTGCCTTCGAAAATTCGAAGTTGAAAGAAGAGCCAGCCCGTGCACAGCCAATTTACGATAAGGCAAAACAAGCACAGAAGGCTGCTGATGATTTGAATAATTATATTGAAAGCATTAAGAAAGAATTTACCCAGGCAGGTGATGGAATTGATCCGGAAACTGAAGATTTGGTAAATAGATCAAATCAGGATATTGCACAGAATATCATGATTAATCAAAAGAAAGCAGATGAGTTGAAAAAGAGAATTAACGCCACACGCGAAAAATTAATCTCTTTATTAGATCCTGCTGATCGGGCAAATGTTTCATTCTCTCTTGAGGCTAAAGATTCGGCAAGAAAAAGAAAAGGAAACTGGCAGGAAACTTACTTTGGTGAGGGAACGCCCTTAACTGCTGCGATGACGATTTTAACCAAACTGCAAACAGATACCAAAAATGCTGAAGCAGAAGTAGTTAAAAAATTATTCGGAAATATGGATAAAGCACAGGTTAATTTGGATCAGTTTGCAGCAGTTGCAGTAGCACCTACTTCTTATGTAATTCAAGGTCAACCATATACTGCTGAAGTATTTTTAACAGCCAGCGATTCGAGATCAACTCCTGATATTACCGTTAATGGAAGTAAATTATCGGTTAAAGATGGTAAAGGAACTTATAGCGGCGGTACAAGTAGTGTTGGTCAGTTTACCTGGGTAGGTACTGTACGTGTTCGCCAAACTGATGGTCAGGTAAAGGAATACAAAACTCAACCACAAACTTATCAGGTAGCGAAACCATCTGCATCTGTTTCTTCAACAAAATTGAATGTAATTTATGCAGGTATTGCTAATCCATTTACAGTATCGGCGGCAGGTTTCCCACTAGAAAGCGTTCGTGCTTCCATTTCAGGAGGTTCAATGTCTGGTGGTAACGGAAACTATAATGTTAACGTTCCGGGAAGCATGGTTGGTTCAGAAGTATCCATCAATGTATCAGCAAGTAATGCTGGTAAAACCATTAGCTTAGGTTCACAAAAATTCAGGATTAAAGCTATCCCCGCTCCAGTAGCTAAAGTTGGTGGCCGCGCTGGAGGTGATGTGGCTTCAGTACAGTTAAAAAGCGAAACTGAAATTGAAGCAGATCTGGATGATTTCCCTTTCGATGTTAAGTTTAAAATACAACGTTATAAGTTAACGATTATCAAACCTCGTTCTGATGCTGTTACCATTGCAGGTAGTGGTGGAAATTTCGCTGGTGCGGTTAAAGGTGCAATAAACTCAATTACACCAGGTACAAGGGTGTTTTTTGAAGATATTGTTTCTGTAGGGCCAGATGGTCGTCAAAGAATTTTGCCTTCATTAGCGTTTAGTGTAAAATAAAAAGAAGATGAAAAGGATTTTAAGTATTGCTATTTTAGTTTTGTTAACTACGTTTGCTTTTGCACAGAAAAAGCCAACCAGGTTAGCACCGAAAGCTGCACCAGTTGCTGCACCTCCTGTGGCAGATACCGTGAAAACCCCGGTTAAAACAGCTAAAAAGAAACTTAAGGTACCACCTAAAGATGGTTTTTATGCCCGTAAGGACATTGACAGTACTGAAATGGTTCCTTTGGCAGATGTAAGAGAAGAGGATGTTTTTTATGCAAAACGGATCTGGAGAGAGATTGACTTACGTGACACGGTTAACTCGGCCCTAAAATCGCCTAAATCCCGACTAATTGATGTATTAATTGCTGCAATTAAGAAAGACGAATTAACGGCATACTCGCCAATTGATAGTGCCTTGAACGAAGATGATGCTTTTCTTAACCCAATGTCGGCAGATTCTGCATCCAAATCGGCTTTAGGAACAGCAGAGGTTTCGAATAATAAAACCGGAACGGTTACTACTGTAGTTAATGATTTTAACCCAGAGTTATTCTTGAAATTCAGAATTAAAGAAGACTGGATTTTCGATACCAAACGTTCTGTTTTTGAGCCGCGCATTGTAGGTATTGCACCATTAAAATACAATGAAGTTTCTAAACAATGGCAGCCTGTATTTTGGGTGTATTATCCAGAGGCCAGGGAGATTTTAACGAAGAAACGTTTAATCAATACCAATAACGATGCTTCTTCACTGAGTTTCGATGATTTCTTTATCCGTCGCTTATTCAGCAGCTATATTGTAAAAGAGTCAAATCCTGGAGACAACAAGATCAGAGATATTATTACCGATCCCAGAGAAAGGTTGTACGAGTCAGAAAGGATTAAAAAATCTGTTCTTGATTACGAACAAGGTCTTTGGGAATACTAAAATATTAAAAGGCTTCGATAAAAATCGGAGCCTTTTTTGCTATATCATCATTTTGACTGTGGTGTTCTAAAAGAACTCCTTCAGAAAAGAAATCTTATTCCTCTTAAAAGAGCATCGCGATTAAAAATTATTCCTGGTTAAAATAAGCCTGAAGGGTAATCATCTGTTTTTTATTCAGCACTTCGGCCAGCTCTTTCTCAGTGGCTTCTTTAATTTTTTTAACCGATTTAAAATGGGTTAGCAGTTTATCTGCAGTAGTTTTGCCGATACCTTCAATCTGTTCGAGTTCTGTTTTAAGTGTCCCTTGATCGCGTTTCTTGCGGTGGAAGGTAATTCCAAAGCGGTGGGCCTCATCACGTAGCTGTTGGATCACTTTTAAAGTTTCCGATTTTTTATCCAGATACAAAGGATAGGAATCGCCCGGATAGAACAGTTCTTCCAAACGTTTGGCAATACCAATTACGGTAACTTTGTTTTCTATGCCCAATAACTTTAAACTCTTCACAGCCGATGAAAGCTGCCCTTTACCGCCATCAATAATGATAAGCTGAGGCAATGCCTGGTTCTCATCTAACATTCTCCTGTAGCGACGGAAAACGGCTTCTTCCATGGTAGCGAAATCGTTTGGGCCCTCTACTGTTTTCACATTAAAGTGGCGGTAGTCTTTTTTTGATGGTTTTGCATCTTTAAAAACAACTATTGCCGAAACCGGATATTTCCCTTGAAAGTTGGAGTTATCAAAACATTCTATATGTTTTGGAAGCTGTGTTAAACGCAGATCTTTCTGCATGGTCGTTAAAATACGATCGGTGCGTAAATCGGGATTTAACTTTTCGTATTGATTGAGTTTCTCTTTTTTGAAGAACAGTACATTCTTCTGCGAAAGTTCTAAGAGTTTTTTCTTTTCGCCCAGCTTAGGTACTGTAAATTTTAAACTTTCATCTTCCAATGAAGGCTCAAAAGGCACAATAATTTCTTTGGAGGTGCTGCTGAATTTCGTTCTGAACTCTAACATGGCCAAGGTTAAAATCTCATCGTCACTCTCGTCCAGTTGTTTTTTAACCTCAATGGTTTGCGTCTGAATAATTGTTCCATTCATCACCTTCAGGTAATTTACAAAAGCGTAACGTTCATCCGATGCAATACTGACTACATCAACATTGGTGATGGCACTATTTACCACAGTTGATTTGCTCTGGTATTTTTCCAGTACTTCTAATCTCCTTGCATATTGATGCGCCATTTCGAAGTTCAGGTTTTCTGATGCCGATTTAATAATCGCTTTAACCTCGCGAATTACATTTCCGATTTTACCATTCAGGATTTCTTTGATTTCACCTATATTTTTATCGTAGTCGGTTTCGGTCTGGTAATTCTGACAAGGACCTTTACAGTTGCCAATTTGATATTCCAGACAAACTTTAAATTTCCCTTCAGCTATATTTTTCTCTGTTAAGGGCAAACTGCAGGTACGTAGCGGATAGGTTTCTTTAATCAGATCTAAAATAGTATGCATCATGCCTATCGAGCCATAAGGACCAAAATAGGTGGAGCCATCTTTAATCACTTTCCTTGTCCAGTAAATTCGGGGATAATTCTCGTTTTTAACAATAATCCAGGGATAGGTTTTGTCGTCCTTTAGGTTGATGTTAAATTTTGGCTGATGTTTTTTAATTAAGCTATTTTCGAGGAGCCAGGCATCAATTTCAGTATCAACAATGGTGAAAGTAATTTTACGGATCTTGGATACCAGCACCCTCGTTTTGCCATTAAACTGGTTTCTGTCGCTATTAAAATAAGAACCCACACGGTTGCGCAGGTCTTTCGCCTTTCCAATATACATGAGCTTTCCATCAGCATCCCAATATTGGTAAACACCGGGTTTATGTGGAATTGCGGTTAATGCTGTTTTATGGTCGAAACTGCTCATGAGAAATTAAAGGAGCAAATATGCTGATTTTAATAAAGAATAATATTTGGCATGAAATCAAAATCCTTTTTATTATAAGTAAACAGATCAATTTTATTTACAATTGCTGTTGCCCCTATAATTGCATCTGGAATTTGAAGGTGATGACTTAGCCTGAAGTTTTCGATAAGTTCAATAGATTTCTGGGATATATAGCTGTCAAAATGGATGATGTCGTAATACTTGATCTTTTTCTTCATCTGCGCTAGCTCTACTTTATTTCCCATGCCCTGTAAAAGTTCCATTGTTGTAATGGATGAGAGCAGAATGTTTTTGAAACCTATTTCCTCCAATACTTCGATGGTTGAGGTGTTACCATTGAAAGCATGTATTAGAATATTGGTATCGCACAAAATCATAATTATCTTTTACGATCCCATGCTTTATCCCTTATATCTTCTATATTTCTAGGTGAATCTTTCCAAATGCCAAAAAGCTCTTTAGGATTGAGTGCCTTATCACCCTTTAATATATTGGACTTAAGATCCTTCTGCGAAGAAATTATCTTAATATTTTTTAAGTTCATAGTCTGAAATAAAGAAAGAAGTTTTTCCATCTCATCAAAATTTGATATTTCTAGTGTAACTCTCATTATATTTCAATTTCTATTACAAATTTAATATTTATCTCCAATAGTTTAGGTGAAAACTTTTCGCTTGATTATAGAACCTAAAAACCCAATTTCTCATCCAATTCGGTTGTACCTTCTTCCTGCTGCTGGTATTGGTTGCAATCGAATGTGATGGAAACACCAGATTTTGGTGCCTCGAAATCAGCATGACTAATTTTTAAGGCCGGATTGGCATATACTCTTTTGATAAAACCAGCAAAAATTGGTAGCGCGGTATTGGCACCTTCACCCTGGTTGGTACTGATAAAGTGGAATGCCCTATCTTCACAACCCGTCCAGATACCGGTTACCAGTTGAGGAGTAATAGCCATAAACCAACCATCGGAGTTATTTTGAGTGGTACCAGTTTTCGCCCCGATTGGTGCATTAACTTTATATTTATAATTCAATCTCGATCCTGTTCCGTTGGTTACTACACCCTTAAGCATCCTCGTCATTACATAAGCCACTTCCTCACTCATAATCGGTTTGGGTATTTCTTTCTGAGAAAACAACACCACACCATTTTTATCTTCAATTCTCAATAAATAAATCGGTTTAGTGTAAGTCCCTTTGTTTGCAAAAGCGCCATAAGCGCCTACCATATTGTAAACAGATGAATCGAAAGTACCTAAACAGATAGAAGGAAACGCCGGAACATTAGGAATCCCCATTTTGGTGGCTAAGGTAGATACTGCAACGGGGCCAACCTGTTTCATTAAATAAGCGGTAACATAATTTTGAGAGTAGGCCAGGGCTTTTTGCAGGGTAATACTCCCCGGTAGTGGTTTTCCTGAGTTTCTTGGCGTCCATGGCTCTCCATAACCGTCAATGGTTACGGGAACGTTTGGTACAGTATAACATGGAGAATAACCATTTTCGATCGCAACAGCATAGGTAAAAGGTTTTGCTGTCGAACCCACCTGTCTGGTTCCCATTTTAACCTGGTCGTATTTAAAATGCTCGTAATTAATCCCGCCAACCCACGCTTTTACGTGGCCATTAGTTGGGTCCATCGTCATCATGGCATTACGCAAAAGCATTTTGTAATAACGTACAGAATCAATAGGTTTCATTACCGTATCAATATTACCCTTCCAGGTAAAAATGCTCATTTCGGTTTTGGTGTTAAAATCATCTTTAATTTCGTCGTCCGATTTGCCTTCCAATTTTAACGATTTATAACGGTCAGAACGTTTAACACCTTGTTCAATCTGTAAAGCTTTATCCTTAAACGGGTTTCTGCCTTTCCAACTGGCAATAAACTGCGCTTGCAGTACTTTCATGTATTCTTTTTGCGCTTCTTCGGCATATACCTGCATGTCATAATTCAACGTGGTATAAATTTTCAAACCATCCCGGTCTAAATCATAAGGTGTACCATCGGGTTTGGTAATCGACTGTTCCTGAAAAATATTTTTAATATCATTCTTTAATACCGAACGGAAGTATGGTGCAATACCATCGTTAACAGTTGCTGCATTAAAATGCAAGTTTAAAGGTTTATCTTTTTGCTCATCAAATTCCTGTTGGGTTAGCAACTCAGATTTAACCATCATAGCCATTACGGTATTTCTACGGTCTCTAGAGCGCTCAGGATGACGCGTTGGCGAATACATGGTTATCCCTTTTTGCATACCTACTAAGGTTGCTGCCTGGGTTAAGGTTAATTTATCGGGAGTGGTATTGAAATAAACCCTTGCCGCCGATTTAATGCCATAAGCCTGGTTACCAAAATCGACTGTATTTAAATACATGGTAATAATTTCTTCTTTGGTATAGTTGCGCTCTAATTTAACGGCGACAATCCACTCTTTAAATTTGGTTAATACCAGGGAGAAAAAATTTAGGTTCGATTCTCTTGGGAAAAGATTTTTAGCCAATTGCTGCGTAATGGTACTTGCACCTTGTTTTTTACCGATTAAATTATAACCGATAATGGTGAAGGTACGTTTAAAATCTATGCCCGAGTGTTCTTTAAAACGGGTATCTTCTGTCGCAATCAACCCGTTAATCACATTTTCAGAAATATCTTTATAAGTAACATTCGATCTGTTCTGAACAAAATAAGTGCCTAACGGACGGCCATCCTCAGCAATAATTTCTGAAGCCTGATTGCTTTTTGGGTGTTCGATATCCCTGAAAGAAGGGAGTGCACCAAAAAGGCCTAAGCCGATCATCGAAATGAAAATCGCAAAAAGAGCTATCCCCCCAATCAGTATTTTCCAGATAACTAAACTATATCTTTTTGTTTCTTGTGCAGAAAGAGACTTATTCATTTTGTGTTGTATTTTCCATTAATCTTCAGAATAGAAGATTTTGGATGCAAATTTATTAATTTTTTATAGAATAGGTTTTTCGCTATTAGCTTAAACCATGTTCCTTACTTGTAATTGTCTTTTAAAAACTCCAGATATTCGTTAATACGCGAACGGTCTGTTAGTTTTTCGAAGTTTTCTTTACTGATGATAAAACCTTTATATAAGTTGGCCGGCACTTTCATAATGTTCTTTAACTGGCCTGTAATGCTCGATTCGTAAAGTTTGGCATCTTCCAAGTCGATAAAACTGGTAATATAA
Encoded proteins:
- a CDS encoding mobile mystery protein B; amino-acid sequence: MGLDLNYIDGQTPLDEEEKEGLLISTIATREELDEFEQQHIEEAIKWTLGKKFKPEKLLTEAFIKDIHKRMYKDIWKWAGAFRKTNKNIGVDRWQVAVELKSLLEDTRFWIENNTFSPDEIAIRFKHRIVSIHCFSNGNGRHSRLLADIIVEKLFHGAVFTWGAENLSKESENRRGYLDSLKLADKGDYSGLLLFARS
- a CDS encoding DUF4271 domain-containing protein is translated as MPKFILFLFAFVWSANFLLAQEIPVQTDSVAVNQYQYRRYRPDSATLARQKFSTDSLVHHTWVLPDSLINKGALLDTIEKEYLFPKLDLLAWQKKYQHLKKKANPYQLGTKIPKGNVGLLGFIFGMLIIFAILKNAFSKQLSAIVQSFFSNRVLNNINKEDNLFSSWPFLLLFVQFGFVFGMFFFLVAQWNDMYQAKDGFKFFFSISITIIVFYALKLVLLRFLGYLFNVQKPVGEYISILYLSYFNASLLFIPLVVAFALSPLKYGAVYIVLAFLLLGIIFAFQLLRAGITILSNNKFSRMHLFLYFCALEICPILILIKTIGL
- a CDS encoding uroporphyrinogen-III synthase produces the protein MQEKNDSRIRKVKSILVTLPKPETEKSPYYDLAKKHNLKVDFRSFIHVEGVPARDFRKDKINLADFTAVIFTSRNAADHFFRICEEMRYEVPAELKYFCLSETIALYLQKYIQYRKRKIFFGKQTAADLAEVLKKHANEKFLYPCSDMATEDTMKFLEKSGYDFTPAVLFKTVVSDLSDLAEVFYDVIAFFSPSSIQSLFKNFPDFKQNNTRIAAFGTNTSKACTDMDLIVDIAAPTPGVPSMTMAIENYIKISNK
- a CDS encoding SUMF1/EgtB/PvdO family nonheme iron enzyme; its protein translation is MKKIYLLAIVGITVMLASCGHGGQGELVGAYNRKFKNDRIPLGMVYVPPGHTPLGGSDEDITFSQNGPSKMVTISAFFMDQTEISNAEYRQFTNWVRDSIAIVMMGNPQQFMVTPKGNAANAVGGEKYIDWRKVGPNGANIWRNKGRGAAAAQVSQLDGMYYSGLDALPGKKELDVRKFEYSYAELNMEKAALGHKDPNSKRQDYIDRYTVAIYPDTMVWKTDYSYSQNDPMVRGYYNHPSYDDYPVVGVSWEQAKAFSHWRTRLYDGVATARKLPVGSRSDYRLPAETEFEYAARGGNTKTKYPWGGPYIRNTKGCLQANFKPGRGDYSSDGGIYTVGVRSYFPNDYGLYNMAGNVSEWTLTAYNKGASPLLHDLNPNFTYDAGATDSKYKKRKVVKGGSWKDTGYFLQNAVATYEYQDTQRSYIGFRCVSSYPGTDLRH
- the gldL gene encoding gliding motility protein GldL, which gives rise to MAAKKQPGWLHVAISWGASIVIIGALFKILHIGGIVGSYMIGLGLGIEAILFFLTGFFPPEPEPAWERVYPELKADFKGELPTASARPVAASASNTAALDKMLSDAKIGPELIESLGSGLRTFGDKVATISNVADASTATNEFTGKIKTASAGFDNLSASFDKATANLKAMGESTVDSQAYHDQVNNLAKNLSALNAVYELELQDSSAHLKSMNKFYSNLSLTMQNFNESMEDSKQFKEEVNKLAKNLSSLNAIYGNMLSAMNGPRV
- the gldM gene encoding gliding motility protein GldM, coding for MAGGKETTRQRMINIMYLVLLAMLALNVSDTILDAFKNINDSLDTSKNNVNTSINQLFSAFENSKLKEEPARAQPIYDKAKQAQKAADDLNNYIESIKKEFTQAGDGIDPETEDLVNRSNQDIAQNIMINQKKADELKKRINATREKLISLLDPADRANVSFSLEAKDSARKRKGNWQETYFGEGTPLTAAMTILTKLQTDTKNAEAEVVKKLFGNMDKAQVNLDQFAAVAVAPTSYVIQGQPYTAEVFLTASDSRSTPDITVNGSKLSVKDGKGTYSGGTSSVGQFTWVGTVRVRQTDGQVKEYKTQPQTYQVAKPSASVSSTKLNVIYAGIANPFTVSAAGFPLESVRASISGGSMSGGNGNYNVNVPGSMVGSEVSINVSASNAGKTISLGSQKFRIKAIPAPVAKVGGRAGGDVASVQLKSETEIEADLDDFPFDVKFKIQRYKLTIIKPRSDAVTIAGSGGNFAGAVKGAINSITPGTRVFFEDIVSVGPDGRQRILPSLAFSVK
- the gldN gene encoding gliding motility protein GldN, whose protein sequence is MKRILSIAILVLLTTFAFAQKKPTRLAPKAAPVAAPPVADTVKTPVKTAKKKLKVPPKDGFYARKDIDSTEMVPLADVREEDVFYAKRIWREIDLRDTVNSALKSPKSRLIDVLIAAIKKDELTAYSPIDSALNEDDAFLNPMSADSASKSALGTAEVSNNKTGTVTTVVNDFNPELFLKFRIKEDWIFDTKRSVFEPRIVGIAPLKYNEVSKQWQPVFWVYYPEAREILTKKRLINTNNDASSLSFDDFFIRRLFSSYIVKESNPGDNKIRDIITDPRERLYESERIKKSVLDYEQGLWEY
- the uvrC gene encoding excinuclease ABC subunit UvrC; this translates as MSSFDHKTALTAIPHKPGVYQYWDADGKLMYIGKAKDLRNRVGSYFNSDRNQFNGKTRVLVSKIRKITFTIVDTEIDAWLLENSLIKKHQPKFNINLKDDKTYPWIIVKNENYPRIYWTRKVIKDGSTYFGPYGSIGMMHTILDLIKETYPLRTCSLPLTEKNIAEGKFKVCLEYQIGNCKGPCQNYQTETDYDKNIGEIKEILNGKIGNVIREVKAIIKSASENLNFEMAHQYARRLEVLEKYQSKSTVVNSAITNVDVVSIASDERYAFVNYLKVMNGTIIQTQTIEVKKQLDESDDEILTLAMLEFRTKFSSTSKEIIVPFEPSLEDESLKFTVPKLGEKKKLLELSQKNVLFFKKEKLNQYEKLNPDLRTDRILTTMQKDLRLTQLPKHIECFDNSNFQGKYPVSAIVVFKDAKPSKKDYRHFNVKTVEGPNDFATMEEAVFRRYRRMLDENQALPQLIIIDGGKGQLSSAVKSLKLLGIENKVTVIGIAKRLEELFYPGDSYPLYLDKKSETLKVIQQLRDEAHRFGITFHRKKRDQGTLKTELEQIEGIGKTTADKLLTHFKSVKKIKEATEKELAEVLNKKQMITLQAYFNQE